The genomic window ACCGGAGGCTCTTGCCTATGAGGATGTGACTGTAGGCGCGCCCGGCAAGGGCGAAGCACTGATCCGCCAGGCGGCCATCGGCCTCAATTTCATCGACGTCTATTTCCGCACCGGTCTGTACCCGGCACCGAACGGCCTGCCCGTAATTCCGGGTGGCGAAGGCGCCGGTGAGGTGGTGGCGCTGGGCGAAGGCGTGGATTACCTGCAGGTCGGTGATCGCGTTGCCTATGTCAGCGCCGTTGGTGCCTACGCGGAAGAGCGGCTGATCGCGGCCGACAAGCTCGTCAAGGTGCCGGACGCCATCGATCTCGAAACCGCCGCGGCCATGATGCTGAAGGGCATGACGGTGGAATATCTCTTCTGCCGGACGCATGAGCTGAAAGCCGGCGAAACGGTTCTCTTCCACGCCGCGGCCGGGGGCGTCGGCCTCATTGCCGGCCAGTGGGCTCGCGCGATCGGCGCGACCATCATCGGCACAGTGAGCTCGCCAGCCAAGGCGGATCTGGCACGTGCGGCCGGTTACGACCATGTCATCGACTATTCCAGCGAGGATTTCGTCGCGCGCGTGAAGGAAATCACCGGGGGACGCGGCTGCGACGTCGTCTACGATTCTGTTGGCAAGGACACATTCCCGGGTTCGCTGGATTGCCTTCGCCCGCGCGGTCTCTTCGTCAGCTTCGGCCAGTCATCCGGCCCGATCGAGAATTTCGACGTGGGTCTTCTGTCGCGCAAGGGCTCGCTCTACATGACGCGACCGACGCTTTTCACCTACAACGCGACGCGGCCTGAACTGGAGGCGTCTGCCAAGGCGCTGTTCGACATGGTCGAAAGCGGCAAGGTGAAAATCGACGTGAACCAGCGCTACAAGCTGGCCGATGCCGCTCAGGCACATCGTGATCTGGAAGCACGGAAAACAACGGGTACGACGCTGCTGATCCCTTGAAATCGCCGGTGGAATGGTGAAGCATTGTGCAGTTGCGTTCATTGCACAATCGGTGGCCTAGAGTGGTAACCATCGTGCTGTCAGGATCTTGAAGCGTGCAGGCAAGCGATAACCGATCTTCAGCGCCATTGCTCGCGCTTGCCGGCCTGACGAAGATTTTCGGCACGCTCAAGGCCTGTGACGCGATCAGCCTCGAAATCGCGCCCGGCGAGATCCATGCGCTGCTCGGCGAAAACGGTGCGGGCAAGTCGACGCTCGTCAAGATGCTGTTCGGGGTGCTGGCGCCCGATGCCGGCCAGATCGTCTGGAAGGGCGAGCCCGTTTCGATCAATAGTCCTTTTGCGGCGCGCCATCTCGGCATCGGCATGGTATTCCAGCACTTCTCGCTGTTCGAAGCGCTGACGGTCGCCGAAAATATCGCGCTTTCGCTCGATGACAGCGTGCCGATCGGCCAGATCGCAGAACGGGCGCGGGCCTTGTCGGAAGGGTATGGCCTGCCGCTCGATCCGGACGCGCTCGTGGCGGACCTTTCCGTAGGCGAACGCCAGCGCATCGAGATCGTGCGGACACTCCTGCAGGATCCGCAGCTGATCATTCTCGACGAACCGACATCGGTGCTGACACCGCAGGAGGCGGATCGGCTGTTCGAGACGCTGGAGAAGCTGCGCAGCGAAGGCCGTTCGATCCTCTATATCAGTCACCGTCTGGAAGAGGTGCGGCGCATCTGCGACCGCGCGACCGTCTTGCGTCACGGCAAGGTCGTGGGCGCCTGCGATCCGCGCCAGGAGACGGTCGCTTCGCTGGCACGGATGATGGTCGGCGGGGATGTGGCCGACGTGACGATCGGGGCGAATGCCGGCGACGGCAGGGTGCTGATCGAAACGCGTAGACTGAGCCTTCCGGCGCGCACGCCGTTTGCGGTGTCGCTGAAGGACATCGATCTTACCGTCCATAGCGGTGAAGTGGTCGCGATCGCGGGCGTGGCCGGCAACGGGCAGAGCGAGCTTTTCGATGCGCTGTCAGGCGAGGTGACCACCAGCCGCGCCGATGCCGTGCGGCTCTCCGGTCAGGATGTCGGCCGCAAGGGCATCACCGAGCGGCGCCTGCTCGGCTGCGGATTCGTGCCGGAAGAGCGCCACGGGCACGGCGCCGTCTCGCAGATGAAGCTGTCCGACAACATGGTGCTGGCGCGTCATGCATCGGATGCGAAGACCTTTCTCGGCGGCGGGCTTGGCCTGTTGAAGCGCGATGCCGTGTGGGCCGCGACCGAACGGGTGATCAAGGCGATGGATGTCCGGAAATCCGGCGTCGATCCGCATGCATCGGCGCTGTCGGGCGGAAATCTGCAGAAATTCATCATGGGGCGTGAGCTCGATCGCAATCTCTCGGTGCTGATCGTCAACCAGCCCACCTGGGGCGTGGATGCCGGCGCCGCGAGCCGCATTCGCCAAGCAATCGTCGATCTGGCAAAATCCGGTGCGGCGGTGGTGGTGATCAGCCAGGATTTGGACGAAGTGTTCGAAATCGCCCATTCGATCGCCGTCATCCATCACGGGCGGCTGAGCGCTTCGGAACCGGCCCGGACATTGACGCGCGAGCGGATCGGGCTGCTGATGGGCGGCGCGGCGCCCGAGGCCGATACGGTGCCGGAGGCTGCCCATGCGCGTTGAACTGGAAAAGCGTCCGGAGCGATCCAAGCTCTTTTCGATCCTGTCGCCCTTCATCGCGCTTGGCCTGACGCTGATTGTCGGGGCGATCCTATTTCTGGCGCTCGGCAAGAACCCAGCCGAGGCGATGTTCTATTTCTTCATCGATCCGCTGCTCGTCGGCTGGTCGCTGCATGAGCTTGCCATCAAGGCGACGCCGCTGATCCTGATCGCGGTCGGGCTTTCGGTGTGTTTTCGCTCCAACAACTGGAATATCGGCGCAGAAGGCCAGTTCGTGATGGGCGCCATCGCAGGTTCGATCATCCCGGTCATGTTCCACGGGTGGGAATCGCCGCTCGTGCTGCCGCTGATGATGATTTCCGGAGCCATCGGCGGCGCGCTTTACGCCACGATCCCGGCGCTTCTCAAGGCAAAGTTCAACACGAACGAGATCCTGACGAGCCTGATGCTCGTCTATGTGGCGCAGCTCTTTCTCGACTGGCTGGTGCGCGGGCCTTGGCGCAACCCTGAAGGCTTCAACTTTCCCGAGACGCGGAATTTCAACGCCTCCGCGATCCTGCCGGAGATCCTCGATGGCGGGCGTGCGCATTGGGGCCTGATCTTCGCGATCGTCGCGGCACTTGCGACCTGGTTCATGATGCGCAGCACGCTCAAGGGCTTCGAGATATCGGTACTGGGGCAATCGGCGCGGGCAGGGCGCTTCGCCGGCTTTTCGGCAACCAAGATGGTGTTCTTCGCCTTTATCTTCTCCGGTGCGATGGCCGGGCTTGCAGGCATCGCAGAGGTATCCGGCGCCATTGGGCAGCTGCGGCCGGTCATCTCGCCTGGCTACGGGTTCACGGCGATCATCGTCGCGTTCCTCGGTCGCCTAAACCCGCTCGGTATCGTCGCCGCCGGCCTCGTGCTCGCGCTCACCTATCTCGGCGGCGAAGCTGCGCAGATTTCGATCGGCGTCTCCGACAAGGTCGCGCGGCTTTTCCAGGGCGCGCTTCTGTTCTTCGTGCTCGCCTGCGACACGCTGATCCACTACCGCATCCGCCTGCGCTCCAACGCCAAGGTGGCGAGCGTTGCGGCGGGCCCTGTTCAGTCGCCCGCACCGGTGGAGGCACGCTGATGGGCTTTTATGAAGCCGTTCTGATCTCGGTGATGACAGCTGCGACACCCCTGGTGCTTGCAGCCATCGGCGAACTGGTGGTCGAGCGGTCAGGCGTCCTCAATCTCGGCGTCGAAGGCATGATGATCATGGGCGCGG from Georhizobium profundi includes these protein-coding regions:
- a CDS encoding quinone oxidoreductase family protein, producing MTKAIVVHAHGGPEALAYEDVTVGAPGKGEALIRQAAIGLNFIDVYFRTGLYPAPNGLPVIPGGEGAGEVVALGEGVDYLQVGDRVAYVSAVGAYAEERLIAADKLVKVPDAIDLETAAAMMLKGMTVEYLFCRTHELKAGETVLFHAAAGGVGLIAGQWARAIGATIIGTVSSPAKADLARAAGYDHVIDYSSEDFVARVKEITGGRGCDVVYDSVGKDTFPGSLDCLRPRGLFVSFGQSSGPIENFDVGLLSRKGSLYMTRPTLFTYNATRPELEASAKALFDMVESGKVKIDVNQRYKLADAAQAHRDLEARKTTGTTLLIP
- a CDS encoding ABC transporter ATP-binding protein, with the translated sequence MQASDNRSSAPLLALAGLTKIFGTLKACDAISLEIAPGEIHALLGENGAGKSTLVKMLFGVLAPDAGQIVWKGEPVSINSPFAARHLGIGMVFQHFSLFEALTVAENIALSLDDSVPIGQIAERARALSEGYGLPLDPDALVADLSVGERQRIEIVRTLLQDPQLIILDEPTSVLTPQEADRLFETLEKLRSEGRSILYISHRLEEVRRICDRATVLRHGKVVGACDPRQETVASLARMMVGGDVADVTIGANAGDGRVLIETRRLSLPARTPFAVSLKDIDLTVHSGEVVAIAGVAGNGQSELFDALSGEVTTSRADAVRLSGQDVGRKGITERRLLGCGFVPEERHGHGAVSQMKLSDNMVLARHASDAKTFLGGGLGLLKRDAVWAATERVIKAMDVRKSGVDPHASALSGGNLQKFIMGRELDRNLSVLIVNQPTWGVDAGAASRIRQAIVDLAKSGAAVVVISQDLDEVFEIAHSIAVIHHGRLSASEPARTLTRERIGLLMGGAAPEADTVPEAAHAR
- a CDS encoding ABC transporter permease: MRVELEKRPERSKLFSILSPFIALGLTLIVGAILFLALGKNPAEAMFYFFIDPLLVGWSLHELAIKATPLILIAVGLSVCFRSNNWNIGAEGQFVMGAIAGSIIPVMFHGWESPLVLPLMMISGAIGGALYATIPALLKAKFNTNEILTSLMLVYVAQLFLDWLVRGPWRNPEGFNFPETRNFNASAILPEILDGGRAHWGLIFAIVAALATWFMMRSTLKGFEISVLGQSARAGRFAGFSATKMVFFAFIFSGAMAGLAGIAEVSGAIGQLRPVISPGYGFTAIIVAFLGRLNPLGIVAAGLVLALTYLGGEAAQISIGVSDKVARLFQGALLFFVLACDTLIHYRIRLRSNAKVASVAAGPVQSPAPVEAR